The following coding sequences lie in one Armatimonadota bacterium genomic window:
- a CDS encoding ABC transporter permease subunit yields MIRVAWAVLRKELLETARDRRTLLLAVLLPVVVMPAVALGLPALAVREETRLRHTPSRVAVVGGESLRAWLETAAARGWIEVVAVPAAEAALRRGAVHAVLEATPGPPGEPVRLRVLYDEGSVASLLARQKIDRALAEFSLAYVEAELVRRAVRPEQLLPLQVEYASVTPPGRAGGRQLALVLPFFMTVWMLLGGQYAALDLGAGERERGTLPALLLAPPDRLALVLGKFGAVFVLATASVVLVVATVLLSLRLTSAASAALPASAAGALLGAGLAFAAFLSALQLLLSLAARSVREAQQLFTPVYLLAVGSVLLAQILPEWGQRTWVYALPGLNGAFLLRALLLDGAGLPELVLGVLVLLAATGAVLLLGAWVYRRERMVAG; encoded by the coding sequence GTGATCCGGGTGGCCTGGGCAGTGCTCCGCAAGGAGCTGCTGGAGACGGCCCGGGACCGGCGTACTCTGCTGCTCGCGGTGCTGCTGCCGGTGGTGGTCATGCCCGCCGTGGCCCTGGGGCTGCCCGCCCTGGCGGTGCGCGAAGAGACGCGGCTGCGTCATACCCCCTCCCGCGTGGCCGTGGTGGGAGGCGAGTCCCTGCGTGCCTGGCTGGAGACCGCGGCAGCCCGGGGTTGGATCGAGGTGGTGGCTGTCCCCGCGGCGGAGGCGGCGCTGCGCCGCGGGGCCGTGCACGCAGTGCTGGAGGCGACTCCGGGGCCCCCGGGGGAGCCGGTCCGCCTGCGGGTCCTCTACGACGAAGGCTCGGTGGCCTCGCTCCTGGCCAGGCAGAAGATCGACCGGGCGCTGGCCGAGTTCAGCCTGGCGTACGTAGAGGCGGAGCTAGTTCGCCGCGCAGTCCGCCCGGAACAACTGCTGCCCCTGCAGGTGGAGTACGCCAGCGTGACGCCGCCGGGCCGGGCGGGAGGGAGGCAGCTGGCCCTGGTCCTGCCGTTCTTCATGACCGTGTGGATGCTGCTGGGCGGCCAGTACGCGGCCCTTGACCTGGGGGCGGGGGAGCGGGAGCGGGGGACGCTCCCCGCGCTGCTGCTCGCCCCGCCGGACCGCCTGGCGCTCGTCCTGGGGAAGTTCGGCGCGGTCTTCGTCCTGGCTACGGCTTCGGTGGTGCTGGTGGTGGCCACCGTCCTGCTCTCCCTGCGCCTCACCTCCGCCGCTTCTGCCGCCCTCCCGGCCTCGGCCGCCGGGGCGCTCCTGGGTGCCGGGCTGGCCTTCGCCGCCTTCCTCAGCGCCCTGCAGCTCCTGCTCAGCCTGGCCGCCCGCAGCGTGCGCGAAGCCCAGCAGCTCTTCACCCCGGTCTACCTGCTGGCGGTGGGCAGCGTCCTGCTCGCCCAGATCCTGCCCGAGTGGGGCCAGCGGACCTGGGTCTACGCCCTGCCCGGCCTGAACGGGGCCTTCCTCCTCCGTGCCCTGCTGCTGGACGGTGCCGGCCTCCCGGAGCTGGTGCTGGGGGTTCTTGTTCTCCTCGCGGCCACCGGGGCCGTCCTGCTCCTCGGCGCCTGGGTGTACAGGCGGGAAAGGATGGTGGCGGGGTAA
- the nrdR gene encoding transcriptional regulator NrdR: MRCPYCEHEESKVLDSRPVEDGVAIRRRRECLGCGRRFTTYERVDHVPLMVVKRDGRREPFNRDKILAGLVKAAGKRPISMEALETLVQTVEREIRNRGDREVPSVQIGEMVMERLRHLDDVAYVRFASEHRRFQDVDTLVEEIETLKARKAREAAGRAQVPLIPLPNGTEQR, from the coding sequence ATGCGCTGTCCGTACTGCGAACACGAGGAGAGCAAGGTCCTGGACTCCCGGCCCGTAGAGGACGGGGTGGCCATCCGGCGTCGGCGAGAATGCCTGGGTTGCGGCCGCCGCTTCACCACCTACGAGCGGGTGGACCACGTCCCCCTGATGGTGGTCAAGCGCGACGGTCGGCGTGAGCCGTTCAACCGCGACAAGATCCTGGCCGGGCTGGTGAAGGCGGCGGGGAAGCGGCCCATCTCCATGGAGGCGCTGGAGACGCTGGTCCAGACCGTCGAGCGGGAGATCCGCAACCGCGGTGACCGCGAGGTCCCCAGCGTGCAGATCGGGGAGATGGTGATGGAGCGGCTGCGTCACCTGGACGACGTGGCCTATGTGCGATTCGCCTCGGAGCACCGACGCTTCCAGGACGTGGACACCCTGGTGGAGGAGATCGAAACGCTCAAGGCCCGCAAGGCGCGCGAGGCCGCTGGCCGCGCGCAGGTTCCCCTGATCCCACTGCCCAACGGCACCGAACAGCGGTAA
- a CDS encoding adenosylcobalamin-dependent ribonucleoside-diphosphate reductase produces the protein MEAALSTRHAAATDLPPETLAYFGGDELRARVFHDKYALRDPEGRLLEKTPPEMWRRIARELASVEPPEKRAEWEEKFYWLLEDFRFIPGGRIMHGAGNPKRVTLSNCYVLPFREDSLEAIFDWLREAARTYSFGGGVGGDISILRPRGSPVNNAARSSTGAVSFMELMSLTTGTIGQSGRRGALMITIADNHPDVLDFVRIKRNLDKVRYANISVRVSDAFMRAVQEDATWDLVFENERVQVRRTIRARDLWHELIKGARDHAEPGVIFWDTVKRWSTSEYNGMGVITTNPCSEIPLEPYGNCDLGNLSLAQFVADAFTPQARIDWDALERALRLATRFLDNVLDYNADRHPLPQQREASLRSRRIGVGFTGLGDMLIKLGLKYDTEEAIDFVDRLFDRIKNVVYDESVNLAVEKGPFPAYDLLQHFQSPFLRTLAPEVLERIQAHGLRNVALLTVPPVGSGAALAGVTSGIEPIFDLSYVRRSESLSQEVFRVYHPLVREYMARFGIEREEDLPPFFVTAHQIAPDMRVKMQATIQKHIDHSISSTVNLPHDVPVEEVERIYFLAWKLGTKGITVYRESSREGILITEEQARASGMTATPATFQAPAGQPPAPVRPSPRPRPKVTSGRTERIETPRGRIYVVVNEDDLGVCEVFVHSFDVEAEAIGRLASLALRAGVDPREVIEQLWRVQSKEVALDRSSDGTVVRVTTIAQAVALGLGRALYGEGFRPDKEFPRADALPDPMSRARQERLPFDRGSRPAGEPGGGGVSTSERNGEEPTPIAGAAFPLEFVGICPDCGATLVHENGCATCRSCGYSRC, from the coding sequence ATGGAGGCCGCTCTTTCTACCCGTCACGCCGCTGCCACCGACCTGCCGCCGGAGACCCTGGCTTACTTTGGGGGCGACGAGCTGCGCGCGCGCGTCTTCCACGACAAGTACGCCCTGCGCGACCCCGAAGGGCGGCTACTGGAGAAGACGCCTCCGGAGATGTGGCGGCGCATCGCCCGGGAGCTGGCCTCGGTGGAGCCCCCGGAGAAGCGGGCGGAGTGGGAGGAGAAGTTCTACTGGCTGCTGGAGGACTTCCGCTTCATCCCCGGCGGGAGGATCATGCACGGTGCGGGAAATCCCAAGCGGGTCACCCTCAGCAACTGCTATGTCCTGCCGTTCCGTGAAGACTCCCTTGAGGCCATCTTCGACTGGCTCAGGGAGGCCGCGCGGACGTACTCGTTCGGCGGAGGCGTAGGAGGGGATATTTCCATCCTGCGCCCCAGAGGGTCTCCTGTGAACAACGCCGCACGGTCGTCCACCGGAGCGGTGTCATTCATGGAACTCATGTCCTTGACCACGGGCACCATTGGTCAGAGCGGTCGACGTGGTGCGCTGATGATTACCATTGCTGACAATCATCCGGATGTGCTGGACTTCGTCAGAATCAAGCGTAACCTGGACAAAGTGCGCTACGCAAATATCAGCGTGCGTGTCTCCGATGCGTTCATGCGGGCGGTGCAGGAAGATGCCACGTGGGATCTGGTCTTCGAGAATGAACGCGTGCAGGTGAGACGGACCATTCGCGCCCGCGACCTGTGGCATGAGCTGATCAAAGGCGCACGGGATCATGCGGAGCCCGGTGTGATCTTCTGGGACACGGTGAAGCGGTGGTCTACCAGTGAGTACAACGGCATGGGCGTGATTACCACCAATCCCTGCTCGGAGATACCGCTTGAACCCTATGGCAACTGTGATCTGGGGAACCTTTCGCTGGCGCAGTTTGTTGCCGATGCGTTCACACCTCAGGCGCGGATTGATTGGGATGCGCTGGAACGTGCTCTGCGTCTGGCAACGCGGTTTCTGGACAACGTGCTGGACTACAATGCCGACCGTCACCCGCTCCCCCAGCAGCGGGAGGCCAGCCTGAGGTCGCGCCGCATCGGCGTGGGCTTCACCGGCCTGGGGGACATGCTGATCAAGCTGGGGTTGAAGTATGACACCGAGGAGGCCATCGACTTCGTCGACCGGCTCTTTGACCGGATTAAGAATGTCGTGTACGATGAGAGCGTCAACCTGGCCGTGGAGAAGGGACCCTTCCCCGCCTACGACCTGCTACAGCACTTCCAGTCCCCCTTCCTGCGGACGCTGGCACCGGAGGTGCTGGAGCGCATCCAGGCCCACGGCCTGCGCAACGTGGCCCTGCTGACGGTACCGCCGGTGGGTAGCGGGGCGGCCCTGGCCGGGGTGACCAGCGGCATCGAACCCATCTTCGACCTCTCCTACGTCCGTCGTTCCGAGTCGCTCTCGCAAGAGGTGTTCAGGGTCTACCACCCTCTCGTCCGCGAGTACATGGCTCGCTTCGGGATCGAGCGGGAAGAGGACCTGCCTCCCTTCTTCGTGACGGCCCATCAGATCGCGCCCGACATGCGGGTGAAGATGCAGGCCACGATCCAGAAGCACATCGACCACTCCATCAGCAGCACGGTCAACCTGCCGCATGATGTGCCCGTGGAAGAGGTGGAGCGCATCTACTTCCTGGCCTGGAAGCTGGGGACCAAGGGCATCACGGTGTACCGGGAGTCCAGCCGCGAGGGGATCCTGATTACCGAGGAGCAGGCCAGAGCGTCGGGGATGACAGCCACACCTGCCACCTTCCAGGCCCCCGCGGGCCAGCCGCCCGCGCCCGTCCGCCCCTCCCCGCGCCCCCGCCCCAAGGTGACCAGCGGCCGCACGGAGCGCATCGAGACGCCCCGCGGCCGAATCTACGTGGTGGTCAACGAGGACGACCTGGGGGTGTGTGAGGTCTTCGTCCACTCCTTTGACGTGGAGGCGGAGGCCATCGGGCGCCTCGCCTCCCTGGCCCTGCGCGCCGGGGTGGACCCGCGCGAGGTGATTGAACAGCTCTGGCGGGTGCAGAGCAAGGAGGTGGCGCTGGACCGCAGCAGCGACGGCACCGTGGTCCGCGTGACCACCATCGCCCAGGCGGTGGCCCTGGGGCTGGGGCGAGCACTCTACGGCGAGGGCTTCCGGCCGGACAAGGAATTCCCCCGCGCCGACGCCCTCCCCGACCCGATGAGCCGGGCGCGGCAGGAGCGCCTGCCCTTCGACCGCGGCAGCCGCCCGGCAGGGGAACCGGGCGGTGGCGGCGTCTCCACCTCTGAGCGCAACGGCGAGGAGCCCACGCCCATCGCCGGCGCCGCGTTTCCCCTGGAGTTTGTGGGCATCTGTCCCGACTGCGGGGCGACCCTGGTCCACGAGAACGGCTGCGCCACCTGCCGCTCCTGTGGCTACTCCCGGTGTTGA
- a CDS encoding phosphate/phosphite/phosphonate ABC transporter substrate-binding protein, which translates to MKRYRGLLGRAAALLVATVLLVLPSAPAMGQVSLVMAFVPSLDAERVLASGSVVARMLEVATGYRITATVPTSYAATIEALCAGRVHIAWFAPTSYVLANARCGAEVGLIAIRFDRPYYGAQLLVRADLGAKTLADLKGKRFAMVDPASTSGYIWPMVYIKRKGFDPFTFFSQVVQTGGHDKVVIALYQGSADAGSTFGDQFGSDARDRVARQFPDVKQKVAILEYVGPPTISYIPNDTISFRKELPAEVKQKITKAMFRIAQTAPGREAVDALYQHQGYADYELLVTKYGVDRRLVPSLDAFFNPIRDAVKLLGLDLTKIVR; encoded by the coding sequence GTGAAGAGATATCGTGGTTTGCTGGGAAGAGCCGCGGCGCTTCTGGTCGCCACCGTATTGCTGGTTCTGCCGTCGGCTCCGGCGATGGGCCAGGTGAGTCTTGTCATGGCTTTCGTGCCCTCGCTGGACGCAGAGAGAGTCCTGGCCAGCGGGTCCGTGGTGGCCCGCATGCTGGAGGTGGCCACGGGCTACAGGATCACCGCCACCGTCCCCACCAGCTACGCGGCCACCATTGAGGCCCTGTGTGCGGGGCGGGTCCACATCGCCTGGTTCGCCCCGACCTCTTACGTGCTGGCCAACGCCCGCTGCGGGGCCGAGGTGGGGCTCATTGCCATCCGGTTCGACCGGCCCTACTACGGCGCGCAACTGCTGGTGCGGGCCGACCTGGGGGCTAAGACCCTGGCCGACCTGAAGGGCAAGCGCTTTGCCATGGTGGATCCGGCCTCCACTTCGGGATACATCTGGCCGATGGTCTACATCAAGCGCAAAGGATTTGACCCCTTCACGTTCTTCAGCCAGGTGGTTCAGACCGGTGGCCACGACAAAGTGGTCATCGCCCTCTACCAGGGGAGCGCCGATGCAGGGTCGACCTTCGGCGACCAGTTCGGCAGCGATGCCCGCGACCGCGTGGCCAGACAGTTCCCCGATGTCAAACAGAAGGTGGCCATCCTGGAGTACGTGGGGCCCCCGACGATTTCCTACATCCCCAATGACACCATCAGCTTCCGCAAGGAGCTGCCGGCCGAGGTGAAGCAGAAGATCACCAAGGCCATGTTCCGAATCGCTCAGACGGCGCCGGGCAGGGAAGCGGTGGACGCGCTGTACCAGCACCAGGGGTATGCGGACTACGAGCTCCTGGTGACCAAGTACGGGGTCGATCGGCGGTTGGTGCCCAGCCTGGACGCGTTCTTCAACCCCATTCGGGATGCGGTCAAGTTGCTTGGTCTCGATTTGACCAAGATAGTGCGCTAG
- the phnC gene encoding phosphonate ABC transporter ATP-binding protein gives MMVKGAAVRVEHLTKVYPDGTRALDDVSFVVNPGDFMVVIGLSGSGKSTLMRCINRLIEPTSGRIYIDDIEVTALKPDDLRAVRRQIGMIFQQFNLVKRSSVLTNVLSGRLGYLPPSWALTNYFPRDLKQRAMENLERVGIPEKAFTRADQLSGGQQQRVGIARALMQEPRLILADEPVASLDPATSHSVLKYIEELNKKDGITVLCALHFLSLARRYGTRLIALKAGRVVFTGYPQDVDEVRFREIYGEEAVEVEIA, from the coding sequence ATGATGGTGAAGGGGGCAGCCGTCCGTGTTGAACACCTGACGAAGGTCTACCCTGACGGGACGCGGGCGCTGGACGATGTCAGCTTTGTGGTCAACCCTGGAGACTTCATGGTGGTCATCGGCCTGTCAGGGTCGGGCAAGTCGACGCTGATGCGCTGCATCAACCGTCTGATCGAGCCGACTTCGGGCCGGATCTACATCGACGACATCGAGGTCACGGCCTTGAAGCCGGATGACCTGCGGGCCGTGCGGCGACAGATCGGCATGATCTTCCAGCAGTTCAACCTGGTGAAGCGCTCCTCGGTGCTGACCAATGTCCTGTCCGGCCGACTGGGCTACCTGCCACCCAGCTGGGCGCTGACCAACTACTTCCCCCGCGACCTGAAGCAGCGGGCCATGGAAAACCTGGAGCGGGTGGGCATCCCGGAGAAAGCTTTCACCCGGGCGGACCAGTTGAGCGGCGGACAGCAGCAGCGGGTGGGGATTGCCCGGGCCCTGATGCAGGAGCCGCGGCTGATCCTGGCCGACGAGCCCGTGGCCAGCCTCGACCCCGCCACCTCTCACTCTGTGCTCAAGTACATCGAGGAGCTGAACAAAAAGGACGGGATTACCGTCCTATGCGCCCTGCACTTTCTCAGCCTGGCCCGCCGCTACGGCACGCGGCTGATTGCCCTGAAGGCCGGACGCGTGGTGTTCACCGGATACCCCCAGGACGTCGACGAGGTTCGCTTCCGGGAAATCTACGGGGAGGAGGCCGTGGAGGTGGAGATCGCCTAG
- the phnE gene encoding phosphonate ABC transporter, permease protein PhnE: protein MVHETVTRPVPPAIPRPQTRPWTLALLVLALGLVYAYGWRVTQIDIGQLVTNAHLIRPLVRDLIRPDVLAWVPRTQVATAPFSYSAEGAPAQAPPASGPRLALSSPVAQPGKTLEIRGQGFAPNRPGRLIWIDQAGATAQGPQFHTDAQGRFTLSLPVPQMIGTHHRVTAEVTLEGRQLRPSPAARLVFGRLVETVFLALMGTTLAVIFAVPVSFLGARNLMARSPIGTGIYYVVRTVLNIARSIEPLIMATVFAVWVGIGPFAGVLALALHSIASLGKLYSEQIESIDPGPIEAITATGASALQVIRYAVVPQIVPPFIAFTIYRWDINVRMSTVIGMVGGGGVGFLLLQFINLLQWQQAATAVWGITIVVAVMDYISAVVRERVV from the coding sequence ATGGTTCACGAAACCGTCACCCGGCCCGTTCCCCCGGCCATCCCCCGACCGCAGACACGACCCTGGACGCTGGCGCTGCTGGTGCTGGCGCTGGGGCTGGTCTACGCTTACGGGTGGCGAGTCACGCAGATCGATATCGGGCAGCTGGTGACCAATGCGCACCTGATCCGGCCGCTGGTGCGGGACCTGATTCGACCGGACGTGCTGGCCTGGGTCCCGCGCACGCAGGTCGCCACGGCGCCTTTCAGTTACTCGGCGGAGGGTGCTCCGGCACAGGCGCCACCGGCCAGTGGCCCCAGGCTGGCGCTCTCCTCCCCGGTGGCCCAGCCGGGGAAAACCCTGGAGATCCGCGGCCAAGGGTTTGCCCCGAACCGTCCCGGCCGCCTGATCTGGATCGATCAGGCGGGCGCCACGGCTCAGGGGCCCCAATTCCACACCGACGCCCAGGGGCGCTTTACCCTCAGCCTGCCCGTACCCCAGATGATCGGGACGCACCACCGCGTGACGGCGGAGGTCACGCTGGAAGGGCGGCAACTCCGCCCTAGCCCGGCGGCGAGACTGGTCTTCGGCCGCCTGGTGGAGACCGTCTTCCTGGCCCTGATGGGGACCACCCTGGCGGTGATCTTCGCCGTCCCCGTCAGCTTCCTGGGGGCCCGGAACCTGATGGCGCGCAGCCCCATAGGGACGGGCATCTACTACGTGGTGCGCACCGTCCTGAACATCGCCCGTTCTATCGAGCCGCTGATCATGGCCACAGTCTTCGCGGTGTGGGTGGGGATCGGGCCGTTCGCCGGGGTGCTGGCCCTGGCCCTGCACTCCATCGCCTCCCTGGGCAAGCTCTACTCCGAGCAGATCGAGTCCATCGACCCCGGGCCCATCGAGGCCATCACCGCCACCGGCGCCAGCGCCCTGCAGGTGATCCGCTATGCGGTGGTCCCGCAGATCGTCCCGCCGTTCATCGCCTTCACCATCTACCGCTGGGACATCAACGTGCGCATGTCCACCGTCATCGGCATGGTGGGCGGCGGGGGAGTGGGCTTCCTGCTCCTGCAGTTCATCAACCTGCTGCAGTGGCAGCAGGCGGCCACCGCCGTGTGGGGGATCACCATTGTGGTGGCGGTGATGGACTACATCAGCGCCGTGGTGCGGGAACGTGTGGTCTGA
- the pgeF gene encoding peptidoglycan editing factor PgeF has protein sequence MWSEPAAAVPAANGLPLLRAPTLEEDGVLHGFTTRQGGVSPPPYATLNLGRAVGDAPARVAANRRRALEALGADPDSQVEASQVHGLTVAVVGRRERGAKVPGADILVSAQPGVTLAIHTADCVAILLWDPRRRAVGAAHAGWRGTAAGVAAAAVQAMARAFGSAAADLRVALGPAIGPCHYEVDEPVAAAFAPWRWAGEVLRPGRPGHWWLDLVRANRLMLLEAGVPGEQVWTSGLCTACRVDLCFSHRRDGVTGRMGAMIGLA, from the coding sequence GTGTGGTCTGAGCCGGCCGCTGCGGTCCCAGCCGCGAACGGCCTGCCGCTGCTGCGGGCCCCCACGCTGGAGGAAGACGGCGTCCTCCACGGCTTCACCACCCGGCAGGGCGGGGTCAGCCCGCCGCCCTACGCCACCCTCAACCTGGGCCGCGCGGTGGGGGACGCGCCTGCGCGCGTGGCAGCCAACCGGCGGCGCGCCCTGGAGGCGCTGGGCGCTGACCCCGACAGCCAGGTGGAGGCCTCTCAGGTGCACGGGCTGACGGTGGCGGTGGTGGGGCGCAGGGAGCGGGGAGCCAAGGTTCCCGGCGCCGACATCCTAGTCTCTGCCCAGCCCGGCGTGACCCTGGCCATCCATACCGCGGACTGCGTGGCTATTCTGCTCTGGGACCCGCGGAGGCGGGCGGTGGGCGCAGCGCATGCCGGATGGCGGGGGACCGCGGCGGGCGTGGCCGCAGCCGCGGTCCAGGCCATGGCCCGTGCCTTCGGCAGCGCCGCTGCCGACCTGCGCGTCGCCCTTGGCCCGGCCATCGGCCCCTGCCACTACGAGGTGGACGAACCTGTGGCCGCAGCGTTCGCCCCGTGGCGATGGGCCGGGGAGGTACTGCGTCCCGGGCGCCCCGGGCACTGGTGGCTGGACCTGGTCCGGGCCAACCGCCTGATGCTGTTGGAAGCCGGCGTGCCGGGGGAGCAGGTCTGGACCAGCGGACTGTGTACCGCCTGCCGGGTGGACCTGTGCTTCTCCCACCGCCGCGACGGGGTCACCGGGCGGATGGGGGCGATGATCGGCCTGGCGTAG
- a CDS encoding YggS family pyridoxal phosphate-dependent enzyme, giving the protein MQQSHEDLAQRLAAVRQRMQAAAQRSGRRADSVRLVAVTKGVAAARIREAMALGVLDFGENRVQEALPKIAALGPGPRWHLVGHLQRNKVRRAVEAFALIHSLDSLPLAEAISRRAEAAGRWVEVLLQVNVAGEPRKHGFAPAEVPQAVRHIAGLPALILRGLMTIAPLEADPQRVRPVFRRLRELRDALRVQWPGLEELSMGMSDDFEVAIEEGATLVRVGRAIFRERPLPPST; this is encoded by the coding sequence TTGCAGCAGTCGCACGAGGACCTGGCGCAGCGTCTGGCCGCGGTCCGACAGCGGATGCAGGCGGCCGCGCAGCGGAGTGGCCGGAGGGCGGATTCGGTTCGTCTCGTCGCCGTGACCAAGGGTGTCGCCGCGGCGCGTATCCGTGAAGCCATGGCCCTGGGCGTCCTCGACTTCGGCGAGAACCGCGTCCAGGAGGCGCTGCCCAAGATCGCCGCCCTGGGCCCCGGGCCCCGCTGGCACCTGGTGGGGCACCTGCAGCGGAACAAGGTCCGCCGGGCCGTCGAGGCGTTCGCCCTGATCCACTCGCTGGACTCTCTGCCGCTGGCGGAGGCCATCTCCCGGCGGGCGGAGGCCGCCGGGAGATGGGTTGAGGTGCTCCTGCAGGTCAACGTGGCAGGCGAGCCGCGCAAGCACGGGTTCGCCCCGGCGGAGGTGCCGCAGGCAGTGCGCCACATCGCCGGGCTGCCCGCCCTGATCCTGCGCGGGCTGATGACGATTGCGCCGCTTGAGGCCGACCCCCAGCGCGTCAGGCCGGTCTTCCGCCGGCTGCGGGAGCTGCGGGATGCCCTGCGGGTGCAGTGGCCGGGGCTGGAAGAGCTGTCTATGGGCATGAGCGATGACTTCGAGGTGGCCATCGAGGAGGGCGCGACCCTGGTCCGGGTGGGCCGGGCGATCTTCAGGGAGCGGCCCCTGCCACCCTCGACCTGA
- a CDS encoding cell division protein SepF: protein MEKFMTFLGLSEEVDDEDAQGAQAAPARRSPVFSLHAQRQWEIVVIDPRSLDDARRGADFVKARRPVFVNLQGVEAEVARRIVDFLSGATYALDGHLQRVGEEMFLFTPSNVLITTELTPPERAALFPIE, encoded by the coding sequence ATGGAGAAGTTCATGACGTTCCTCGGTCTGTCCGAGGAGGTTGACGACGAAGATGCCCAGGGCGCTCAGGCGGCGCCGGCGCGGCGGTCGCCGGTCTTCAGCCTGCATGCCCAGCGGCAGTGGGAGATCGTGGTGATCGACCCCCGGTCACTGGACGACGCCCGGCGGGGAGCGGATTTCGTCAAGGCCCGGCGTCCGGTCTTCGTCAACCTGCAGGGGGTGGAAGCGGAGGTGGCCCGGCGAATCGTCGACTTCCTCAGCGGTGCCACCTACGCGCTGGACGGTCACCTGCAGCGGGTGGGGGAGGAGATGTTTCTCTTCACGCCCAGCAACGTGCTCATCACGACGGAGTTGACCCCGCCCGAGCGCGCGGCCCTCTTTCCGATCGAGTAG
- the mtnA gene encoding S-methyl-5-thioribose-1-phosphate isomerase — translation MRTVWWEEGTVRLLDQTRLPGEVTVRTCRTWEEVAEAIRTLAIRGAPAIGAAAAYAVVLAVQDAPAQAAPVALQRAVEGLAATRPTAVNLRWALERMQAAASRGNGPLAEVLLGEAEAIAAQDIRANRAIAEAGAALIRPGERILTYCNTGSLATVEGGTAYGILRRAHEQGKGIEVIVCETRPVLQGARLTTWELQRDGIPATLITDNAAGSLMARGEIDRVVVGADRVARNGDVANKIGTYTLAVLARTHQIPFLVAAPLSSVDPLVDDGAAIPLEERPAQEIVRWCGRQVAAEGVRVRNPAFDLTPHHLITAIVTDGGVATPPYTHSLARLLAAVEG, via the coding sequence ATGAGGACGGTCTGGTGGGAGGAGGGAACGGTCCGCCTGCTGGACCAGACCCGCCTGCCCGGCGAGGTTACCGTTCGCACCTGCCGCACCTGGGAAGAGGTGGCCGAGGCCATCCGCACCCTGGCCATCCGCGGGGCGCCGGCCATCGGTGCGGCCGCCGCCTACGCGGTGGTGCTGGCGGTGCAGGACGCGCCCGCTCAGGCCGCTCCCGTGGCGCTGCAGCGGGCCGTGGAGGGGCTGGCGGCGACCCGGCCCACCGCCGTCAATCTGCGCTGGGCCCTGGAGCGCATGCAGGCGGCAGCATCCCGCGGGAACGGGCCCCTGGCGGAGGTGCTGCTGGGGGAGGCGGAGGCCATCGCCGCCCAGGACATCCGCGCCAACCGGGCCATCGCCGAGGCCGGCGCGGCCCTCATCCGGCCGGGGGAGCGCATCCTCACCTACTGCAACACCGGAAGCCTGGCCACCGTTGAAGGCGGCACCGCCTACGGGATCCTCCGCCGCGCCCACGAGCAGGGCAAGGGGATCGAGGTCATCGTCTGCGAGACGCGTCCCGTCCTGCAGGGGGCGCGCCTGACCACCTGGGAGCTGCAGCGGGACGGCATTCCGGCCACGCTCATCACCGACAATGCTGCGGGGAGCCTGATGGCCCGCGGCGAGATTGACCGGGTCGTTGTGGGCGCCGACCGCGTGGCCCGCAACGGAGACGTGGCCAACAAGATCGGCACCTACACCCTGGCGGTGCTGGCGCGGACCCACCAGATCCCCTTCCTGGTGGCCGCGCCCCTCTCTTCGGTCGACCCGCTGGTGGACGACGGCGCCGCCATCCCTCTGGAGGAGCGGCCTGCCCAGGAGATCGTTCGCTGGTGCGGCCGGCAGGTGGCGGCGGAAGGGGTGCGTGTGCGCAATCCAGCCTTCGACCTCACCCCACACCACCTGATCACGGCCATCGTGACCGACGGCGGCGTGGCCACACCCCCCTACACGCACTCGCTGGCCCGCCTCCTGGCTGCGGTGGAAGGCTAG